One uncultured Caproiciproducens sp. DNA segment encodes these proteins:
- a CDS encoding ATP-dependent Clp protease proteolytic subunit has product MNQKDNQKDLVKSDENAEKNEKQTDQIIDTGSVITGNGKHLIHCLTIIGQIEGHYILPSQNKTTKYEHVIPQLVAIEEERTIDGLLIILNTVGGDVEAGLALAELVAGMKKPTVSLVLGGGHSIGVPLAVAAKHSFIAPSATMTIHPVRMNGMLLGVPQTLEYFQRMQERITQFVTKNSHISPERFQELSMNTQELVMDVGSVLDGNDAVNEGLIDSLGSLSDAIDCLYGMIDKNKALRKKSDAKTKKSSAKKSEPKTEKAEEQRP; this is encoded by the coding sequence ATGAATCAGAAAGATAATCAGAAAGATCTTGTTAAAAGCGATGAAAATGCCGAAAAAAACGAAAAACAGACCGACCAGATCATTGATACCGGATCGGTAATCACCGGCAACGGAAAACATCTTATTCATTGCCTGACCATTATTGGCCAAATTGAAGGGCATTATATTCTGCCTTCGCAGAACAAGACGACAAAATATGAGCACGTGATACCGCAGCTTGTCGCCATTGAGGAAGAACGAACGATTGATGGGCTTTTAATCATATTGAATACAGTCGGAGGCGATGTTGAAGCAGGACTTGCTTTGGCGGAACTGGTTGCCGGAATGAAAAAGCCGACCGTATCGCTTGTGCTGGGCGGGGGGCATTCTATTGGGGTACCGCTTGCAGTTGCCGCCAAGCATTCTTTTATCGCTCCGAGTGCAACGATGACCATTCATCCCGTGCGTATGAACGGCATGCTGCTCGGTGTTCCGCAGACACTGGAATATTTTCAGCGCATGCAGGAACGCATTACCCAGTTTGTCACAAAAAACTCCCACATTTCACCCGAACGTTTCCAGGAGCTTTCCATGAACACGCAGGAGCTTGTGATGGATGTCGGATCCGTGCTGGACGGCAACGATGCTGTCAATGAGGGATTGATTGATTCTCTGGGAAGCCTGTCCGATGCGATTGACTGCCTTTACGGCATGATTGACAAAAATAAGGCTCTGCGAAAAAAATCCGATGCAAAAACCAAAAAATCTTCAGCTAAAAAATCGGAACCAAAAACAGAAAAAGCAGAAGAACAAAGACCTTAA
- a CDS encoding aconitate hydratase, with translation MGLTLAEKIIKTHLLSGEMTAGSDIGLKIDQTLTQDATGTMAYLEFEAMGVPRVKTERSVAYIDHNTLQTGFENADDHRFIQSVAKKHGIYFSRPGNGICHQVHLERFGIPGKTLIGSDSHTPTGGGIGMLAMGAGGLDVAVAMGGGAYYITMPKMLRINLSGRLSPWVSAKDIILEVLRILTVKGGVGKIVEYGGDGAATLSVPERATITNMGAELGATTSIFPSDEVTLAFLNAQGREKDWVELKPDADAQYDETININLSELTPMAACPHSPDAVKKVDDIGTIKVDQVCIGSCTNSSYRDMMRVASILKGKIVHPDVSLVIAPGSKQVYNMLAQNGALADLIAAGARILECACGPCIGMGQSPNSAGISLRTFNRNFEGRSGTADGQIYLVSPETAAASAITGVLTNPQTLGAEEPIAQPEQFLLNDNMIVAPADEKSAKDVKILRGPNIKEFPTTTVLPQSIEAKALLKVGDNITTDHIMPAGAKILPYRSNIPYLSNFCFAVCDKEFPQRCRQNGKGIIIGGTNYGQGSSREHAALVPLYLGIKAVIVKSFARIHCANLANAGILPLVFKNEKDYDAIDQMDELELPDIRTAIENDGTITVKNRTKGAAFEVEAVLSDRQRKMVLAGGLLNYTREQNG, from the coding sequence ATGGGCCTGACTTTAGCAGAAAAAATAATAAAAACTCATCTTTTGAGCGGAGAAATGACGGCAGGCAGTGATATCGGTTTGAAAATCGACCAAACACTGACGCAGGACGCCACCGGAACAATGGCATATCTTGAATTCGAGGCCATGGGTGTCCCTCGCGTGAAAACAGAGCGATCTGTCGCTTATATCGACCACAACACCTTGCAGACCGGCTTTGAAAACGCGGATGACCACCGGTTTATTCAATCCGTCGCAAAAAAACATGGAATTTATTTTTCACGGCCGGGAAACGGGATCTGTCATCAGGTACATTTGGAACGGTTCGGAATTCCGGGCAAAACACTGATCGGTTCGGACAGCCACACCCCTACCGGCGGCGGAATCGGCATGCTGGCGATGGGTGCGGGCGGTCTTGACGTTGCGGTTGCTATGGGCGGCGGCGCGTATTATATTACCATGCCGAAAATGCTCCGCATCAATTTAAGCGGAAGGCTTTCCCCATGGGTTTCCGCAAAGGATATCATTTTAGAAGTCCTGCGTATTCTGACCGTAAAAGGCGGCGTCGGAAAAATCGTGGAATACGGCGGGGACGGCGCAGCCACTCTGAGTGTGCCGGAACGCGCGACCATCACCAACATGGGCGCGGAGCTGGGCGCGACCACCTCCATCTTCCCTTCCGACGAAGTAACCCTTGCATTTTTAAATGCGCAGGGCCGTGAAAAGGACTGGGTTGAACTGAAGCCGGACGCGGACGCTCAATATGATGAAACGATCAACATCAATTTGTCCGAATTGACACCGATGGCAGCCTGTCCCCACAGCCCGGACGCGGTGAAGAAAGTGGACGATATCGGAACCATTAAGGTCGATCAGGTGTGCATCGGTTCCTGTACTAATTCCTCTTATCGCGATATGATGCGGGTTGCTTCCATATTAAAAGGAAAAATCGTTCACCCCGATGTGAGCCTTGTGATTGCTCCGGGTTCAAAACAGGTTTATAATATGCTTGCACAGAACGGTGCCTTAGCGGATTTGATCGCCGCCGGAGCGCGAATTTTAGAGTGCGCCTGCGGCCCCTGCATCGGCATGGGACAGTCGCCGAACTCCGCGGGAATTTCATTAAGAACATTTAACCGCAACTTTGAAGGACGTTCCGGCACAGCCGACGGCCAGATCTATCTGGTAAGCCCGGAAACCGCCGCGGCATCCGCGATTACAGGTGTGCTGACCAATCCTCAGACACTGGGTGCAGAAGAGCCCATTGCGCAGCCTGAACAGTTTTTGCTCAACGACAATATGATCGTTGCGCCTGCCGACGAAAAGTCGGCGAAAGACGTAAAAATACTGCGCGGACCAAACATAAAGGAATTTCCGACCACCACGGTGCTGCCTCAGAGTATTGAAGCCAAAGCGCTGTTAAAAGTCGGCGACAATATTACGACCGACCACATTATGCCGGCCGGAGCAAAAATTCTTCCGTACCGGTCCAACATTCCGTATCTGTCGAATTTCTGCTTCGCCGTCTGCGACAAGGAATTTCCTCAACGGTGCAGACAAAACGGGAAAGGCATTATCATCGGCGGTACAAACTACGGCCAGGGTTCCTCCCGCGAACATGCCGCTTTGGTACCGCTGTATCTGGGGATTAAGGCGGTCATTGTGAAAAGCTTTGCGCGCATTCACTGTGCGAATCTGGCAAACGCGGGAATTCTCCCTCTTGTGTTCAAAAACGAGAAGGACTACGATGCCATTGACCAAATGGACGAGCTTGAACTGCCGGATATCCGTACTGCAATTGAAAACGACGGCACAATCACCGTAAAGAACCGGACAAAGGGCGCTGCATTTGAAGTTGAGGCGGTATTGAGTGACCGCCAGCGTAAAATGGTGCTTGCCGGGGGGCTGCTGAACTACACCCGAGAGCAGAACGGATGA
- a CDS encoding undecaprenyl-diphosphate phosphatase has product MTVFQAIIQGIIQGATEFLPVSSSGHLSLAQHFMGIQVPGLLFDVMLHLGTLAAVIIVYHRLVGRMICEFIYLIMDLVTGKFNWHKMHPDRRMLMMLIIGLLPLFLLFLPVPGTGMKIKDYADLWAADSDIIIEGCSLIMTSVLLTLGILSSRQTGVRRTVHGRISARSSGGRRQFNTGDAITVGVTQCVAAVFPGLSRSGSTLSAGLVRGINRETALDYSFVIGIPSILAAAALELKDAVNEPMAIGAGTMIAGIVAAAVVGFLAIKLLRWMVTTDKLHIFAVYTFVLGVTVLVLGIIEHNTGVNSITGAALHF; this is encoded by the coding sequence ATGACAGTATTCCAAGCGATCATTCAAGGCATTATTCAGGGAGCGACTGAGTTTCTGCCGGTTTCCAGCAGCGGTCATCTTTCGCTCGCACAACATTTTATGGGGATTCAGGTTCCGGGTCTTCTTTTTGACGTAATGCTTCATCTTGGCACGCTGGCCGCAGTGATCATCGTTTACCACCGGCTTGTCGGCCGTATGATCTGCGAATTTATCTATTTGATTATGGACCTTGTAACAGGAAAATTTAATTGGCATAAAATGCACCCGGACCGCCGTATGCTGATGATGCTGATCATTGGTCTGCTGCCGCTGTTTCTGCTGTTTCTGCCGGTTCCCGGCACCGGCATGAAAATCAAGGACTATGCCGACCTGTGGGCAGCCGACAGCGATATCATCATTGAGGGCTGTTCCTTAATCATGACCAGTGTCCTCCTGACATTAGGGATTCTGTCCAGCCGCCAAACAGGTGTTCGCCGCACTGTCCACGGACGGATATCCGCACGTTCCTCCGGAGGCAGAAGACAGTTTAACACGGGCGATGCAATTACTGTCGGCGTGACCCAGTGCGTCGCGGCCGTATTTCCGGGCTTGTCCCGTTCCGGTTCAACTCTTTCAGCGGGGCTTGTGCGCGGTATCAACCGCGAGACGGCGCTCGATTATTCTTTTGTGATTGGGATTCCGTCTATTCTGGCAGCGGCGGCGCTCGAACTGAAAGATGCGGTAAATGAACCTATGGCAATCGGCGCGGGTACAATGATTGCCGGTATTGTTGCGGCGGCAGTCGTCGGTTTTCTGGCTATTAAGCTTTTGCGCTGGATGGTTACCACCGATAAACTTCATATCTTCGCGGTCTACACTTTTGTACTGGGCGTGACCGTTTTGGTTCTTGGCATTATTGAACACAATACCGGTGTGAACAGTATTACCGGCGCCGCTCTGCATTTTTAA